Proteins encoded together in one Opisthocomus hoazin isolate bOpiHoa1 chromosome 27, bOpiHoa1.hap1, whole genome shotgun sequence window:
- the YJEFN3 gene encoding yjeF N-terminal domain-containing protein 3, with the protein MSSAAGPPRDPPRYVSMAEAEAIEKELLEDYRFGRQQLIEIWGHACAMAVTKAFPLPSLPRKQPTVLVVCGPAQNGAIGLVCARHLRIFDYEPTIFYPKRSPDPLYRDFTTQCEKMDIPFLSYLPTEVQLINDAYNAVVDAVLGAEAEAGEGREPCAAILATLQHVRIPIVSLDVPSGWDVEAGSSGGLSPDVLVSLSAPKTCARRFLGRQHFVAGRFLPDDVQKKFELNPPEYPGTECVVALPAPRQ; encoded by the exons ATGAGCTCCGCGGccggccccccccgggaccccccccgctaCGTCAG caTGGCGGAGGCGGAGGCCATcgagaaggagctgctggaggattaCCGGTTCGGGCGGCAGCAGCTGATCGAGATCTGGGGACACGCCTGTGCCATGGCCGTGACCAAG GCCTTCCCGCTGCCGTCCCTGCCGCGGAAGCAGCCCACGGTGCTGGTGGTGTGCGGCCCGGCGCAGAACGGGGCCATCGGGCTCGTGTGCGCCCGGCACCTGCGGATCTTT GACTACGAGCCCACCATCTTCTACCCCAAACGCTCCCCGGACCCCCTGTACCGGGATTTCACGACGCAGTGCGAGAAGATGGACATCCCCTTCCTCTCCTACCTCCCCACCGAG GTGCAGCTGATCAACGACGCCTACAACGCGGTGGTGGACGCCGTGCTGGGAGCCGAGGCGGAGGCCGGTGAGGGGAGGGAGCCCTGCGCTGCCATCCTGGCCACCCTCCAGCACGTCCGCATCCCCATCGTCAGCTTGGACGTGCCCTCAG GGTGGGATGTGGAGGCCGGGAGCAGCGGTGGGCTCAGCCCCGATGTCCTGGTGTCGCTGTCAGCGCCCAAGACGTGCGCCCGCCGCTTCCTCGGCCGCCAGCACTTCGTGGCCGGGCGCTTCCTCCCCGACGACGTGCAGAAGAAGTTCGAGCTCAACCCGCCCGAGTACCCCGGCACCGAGtgcgtggtggccctgccagccccccgccaATAA